The following proteins are encoded in a genomic region of Salvia hispanica cultivar TCC Black 2014 unplaced genomic scaffold, UniMelb_Shisp_WGS_1.0 HiC_scaffold_446, whole genome shotgun sequence:
- the LOC125199289 gene encoding uncharacterized protein LOC125199289: MAAYAALTSLLHILDDIKNHPSPPISIHQQQLESLSQTVTSLQQFLETYNSPVADTNEADPLEIRIAEAAYAAQDVIESHIVDMIKLRKSSGAYHGQIHSGGETSTSAGSSTQSKPLMWSNYFGCLMKPINHGRKISYVDNLYRGLKKVIKDMDLVKKEAMKISVSEAQLHRSVSTSGGSSRSSIMVGFGDASREIMDKLTNGVDDRRFQVIPIAGMGGIDRALSVVESAWMIAEEQDEIQASNNQALQSLASPKFLVEIDYF; this comes from the exons ATGGCTGCTTACGCAGCTCTGACTTCGCTCTTGCATATCTTAGATGATATCAAGAATCATCCTTCCCCTCCGATTTCTATCCACCAACAACAACTTGAATCCCTCTCTCAAACTGTTACCTCCCTGCAACAATTTCTTGAAACCTATAATTCCCCTGTTGCCGACACAAACGAAGCCGATCCATTGGAGATTCGTATTGCAGAAGCAGCGTATGCAGCCCAAGATGTGATCGAGTCCCATATTGTGGACATGATCAAGCTGCGTAAATCCAGTGGAGCTTATCATGGACAAATACACTCAGGAGGAGAAACCAGTACTTCTGCTGGCTCCAGCACTCAAAGTAAACCGCTGATGTGGTCCAATTACTTTGGATGTCTAATGAAACCCATAAATCATGGCAGGAAAATCAGTTACGTTGATAATCTTTATAGAGGTTTGAAGAAAGTGATAAAAGACATGGATTTGGTCAAGAAGGAGGCGATGAAGATATCTGTGTCCGAAGCTCAGCTCCACAGAAGTGTCTCAACATCTGGTGGTTCGTCAAGATCTTCCATCATGGTGGGGTTTGGTGATGCATCACGTGAAATCATGGACAAGCTCACCAACGGAGTAGACGATCGCCGATTCCAAGTCATCCCTATTGCAGGGATGGGAGGGATTG ATAGAGCTCTATCAGTGGTGGAGTCTGCCTGGATGATAGCAGAGGAGCAAGATGAAATACAAGCGAGCAACAACCAAGCACTACAGAGCCTTGCAAGCCCCAAATTTCTCGTCGAGATTGACTATTTTTAG
- the LOC125199288 gene encoding putative late blight resistance protein homolog R1B-16: MAAYAALTSLLHILDDIKHHPFPPISIDEQQLESLTQTLTSLQQFLETYNSPVANTKEADPLEIRIAEAAYAAQDVIEYHIVDMIKLRKSSGAYHRQIYSGGETSTSAGSSTQSKPLMWSNYFECLMKPKHHRRKISYIDNLYRGLKIVIKDVDLVKKEAMEISVSEAQLQRSVSTSGGSSRSSIMVGFGDASREIMDKLTNGVDDRQLQVIPIVGMGGIGKTTLAKHVYALPYIKEHFDIRAWVTISQNFDTREILCELLSQANRKSKEQMSEMSEYEVGEALHKYLFNRRFIIVMDDMWSVDAWDKMQNSFPNNWNGSRIVVTTRQSQLSSQLNNNYCLRLKLLDEVSRWDLFSNSVFGEERCPLELEEIGKKIVENCKGLPLAIVVVGGLLKKMEHTEECWESIRTNSCSVVNSADEYFCLKILKISYDHLPVYLKPCFLYMGVFDEDRAVRVSTLVKLWVSEGFLRPQSGKSLETSAKEYLNELVDRNLILVHELGSTGNIKRCKVHDLLRDLCCREAGKEGFYYVTGQHESQALNRQRCVVIPRGTSKDEVRDALQSMPLARTLLCHCDEVVLMPESRLLRTLKAFDTDRCGSHNYWFYDLFQFVNSRYLAVGVQRASEIPSSISFLWNLQTLIIFHSTRVDASYILGMTQLKHIEFHKGDIFMKYPPNPVVMKNLQTLKGIDRKFRIMYIPYIKKLAATNFALGDLMYMEKLESCRCYEPDWSLNTIFPNCLKKLSLGSHTSSWELTGKNLSKIGALPLLQKLKLERAGFQNGVWETSEEQFPSLKYMELKWCHLVSWITDSSHIPCLEKLRLYAIKELKEMPCEIGEIPTMQSINLEYCSESVVESAKAIAEEQDEIQVRAVLFNNSNNQALRRSLASPNFQVEIDYF, encoded by the coding sequence ATGGCTGCTTATGCAGCTCTGACTTCGCTCTTGCATATCTTAGATGATATCAAGCATCATCCTTTCCCTCCGATTTCTATCGACGAACAACAACTTGAATCCCTCACTCAAACTCTTACCTCCTTGCAACAATTTCTTGAGACCTATAATTCCCCTGTTGCCAACACAAAAGAAGCCGATCCATTGGAGATTCGTATTGCAGAAGCAGCATATGCAGCCCAAGATGTAATTGAGTACCATATTGTGGACATGATTAAGCTGCGTAAATCGAGTGGAGCTTATCATCGACAAATATACTCAGGAGGAGAAACCAGTACTTCTGCTGGCTCCAGCACTCAAAGTAAACCGCTCATGTGGTCCAATTACTTTGAATGTCTAATGAAACCCAAACATCATCGCAGGAAAATCAGTTATATTGATAATCTTTATCGAGGTTTGAAGATAGTTATAAAAGACGTGGATTTGGTCAAGAAGGAGGCGATGGAGATATCCGTGTCTGAAGCTCAGCTCCAGAGAAGTGTCTCAACATCTGGTGGTTCGTCGAGATCTTCCATCATGGTGGGGTTTGGTGATGCATCACGTGAAATCATGGACAAGCTCACCAACGGAGTAGATGATCGCCAACTCCAAGTCATCCCTATTGTAGGGATGGGAGGGATTGGTAAGACCACTCTCGCGAAACATGTTTATGCACTTCCTTATATTAAGGAGCATTTTGATATTCGTGCATGGGTcacaatttctcaaaattttgacACAAGAGAAATTCTCTGTGAGCTGCTTTCTCAAGCCAACAGAAAAAGCAAGGAACaaatgagtgaaatgagtgaATATGAAGTAGGAGAAGCACTccacaaatatttattcaatagaAGGTTTATAATTGTTATGGATGACATGTGGAGTGTCGATGCATGGGATAAGATGCAAAATTCCTTTCCTAATAATTGGAATGGTAGTCGCATAGTGGTGACAACTAGGCAATCACAGTTGAGTTCTCAATTGAACAACAATTATTGCCTTCGATTGAAGTTATTAGATGAGGTTAGTAGATGGGATCTATTCTCCAACTCTGTGTTTGGGGAGGAACGTTGTCCACTAGAATTGGAGGAAATTGGAAAGAAAATTGTAGAGAATTGCAAAGGACTTCCGTTAGCAATTGTGGTGGTAGGAGgccttttgaaaaaaatggaacacACTGAAGAATGTTGGGAATCGATAAGAACAAACTCATGTTCAGTAGTGAATTCAGCTGATGAATATTTTTGCTTGAAAATTCTGAAAATAAGCTATGATCATTTGCCAGTGTATTTGAAGCCATGTTTTCTATACATGGGAGTGTTTGATGAAGACCGTGCAGTTCGTGTCTCAACACTTGTCAAGTTGTGGGTTTCGGAAGGGTTTCTAAGACCACAAAGTGGGAAAAGCTTGGAAACGAGCGCAAAAGAGTACttaaatgagttagttgaTAGAAATCTCATTCTAGTTCATGAGTTGGGGTCGACTGGAAATATAAAGCGCTGCAAAGTTCATGATCTATTGAGAGACCTTTGTTGCAGAGAAGCTGGGAAAGAGGGCTTTTATTATGTGACAGGGCAACATGAGTCTCAGGCCTTAAATAGGCAACGTTGTGTTGTTATTCCTCGAGGCACTTCAAAGGACGAGGTTCGTGATGCCTTACAATCCATGCCGCTAGCTCGTACGCTTTTATGTCATTGTGATGAAGTTGTTCTGATGCCTGAGTCAAGACTGCTGAGGACATTGAAAGCTTTTGATACAGATAGATGTGGAAGCCACAATTATTGGTTTTATGATTTGTTCCAGTTTGTAAACTCACGGTATCTTGCTGTTGGAGTTCAGAGGGCGTCTGAAATCCCTTCTTCAATCAGTTTTCTCTGGAATCTACAAacacttattatttttcattctacAAGGGTTGATGCATCATATATTTTGGGGATGACTCAACTTAAGCATATTGAGTTCCACAAAGgagatatatttatgaaatatccTCCTAATCCGGTCGTCATGAAAAATCTACAAACGCTCAAAGGGATTGATCGGAAATTTCGTATTATGTATATCCCCTATATAAAGAAATTGGCAGCAACTAATTTTGCACTTGGAGATCTTATGTATATGGAAAAACTAGAGTCCTGTCGGTGTTATGAACCTGATTGGAGCTTGAATACCATATTTCCAAACTGTCTTAAGAAGTTGAGCTTGGGATCACACACCTCCAGTTGGGAATTGACTGGAAAGAATCTTTCAAAGATAGGTGCATTACCTCTTCTTCAAAAGCTTAAATTGGAACGAGCTGGTTTCCAAAATGGCGTGTGGGAAACAAGTGAAGAACAGTTCCCAAGCCTCAAATACATGGAACTGAAATGGTGTCATTTGGTATCCTGGATAACAGACAGCTCTCACATTCCATGCCTTGAGAAGCTTCGTCTTTATGCAATAAAGGAATTGAAGGAGATGCCCTGTGAAATTGGTGAAATACCAACGATGCAATCAATTAACTTGGAATATTGCAGCGAATCAGTGGTGGAGTCTGCCAAGGCGATAGCAGAGGAGCAAGATGAAATACAAGTTCGAGCTGTGCTCTTCAACAACAGCAACAACCAAGCATTACGGAGGAGCCTCGCAAGCCCCAACTTTCAAGTTGAGATAGACTATTTTTAG